The Henckelia pumila isolate YLH828 unplaced genomic scaffold, ASM3356847v2 CTG_461:::fragment_3, whole genome shotgun sequence genome window below encodes:
- the LOC140872132 gene encoding subtilisin-like protease SBT4.3 — translation MARLQYSIKLSYVLLAVCSLGLLIRCRASDEERKVYIVYMGHHGEKEPLSSTDHVNMLQEVVDIRFRDRSLVRSYTRSFNGFAAYLTQEEREKLARKEEVVSVFPSRTLRTQTTRSWDFMGFPGNVHRNPTVESDTIIGVIDTGIWPESESFSDKGFSHPPRKWNGACQGGVNFTCNNKIIGARFYGDSLILMPSQKTTRDEEGHGSHTASTAAGNYVKGTSFYGYADGTARGGVPSARIAAYKVCYPNMGCEAADILAAFDDAIADGVDIISVSLGGNRPTELADDAVAIGAFHAFLKGILVVQAAGNQGTRSKVSSISPWLFTVAASTTDRGIISKVVLGNGTILTGKAVNTFDMKGRQYPLADGEEIASFECGEKDAQTCRIFCLDPSKVQGKVVLCSERRGVDEATRAGAAGSVVQSAEFPDFAPVVPLATSGLSKPLFSDLLRYFSATKNHTVDILKSEEVKNLDAPSVASFSTKGPNVLYPNILKPDVTAPGIEIIAAYSPVSPPTGYDKRSVKYNILSGTSMACPHVTGAAAYVKSLHPDWSPSAIKSALMTTARRMNPKRNQLAEFSYGAGHIDPVKAADPGLIYEISTDDYVKFLCGYGYDESFLGKLFGVTVHCPGKNATSTDLNYPAMAIQVASSGTKNSTTPFTAKFDRTVTNKGSANSTYKAIISKSSQYNITVNPSILKFSALNQKQSFAVIISGKVKDKTMLSASLEWSDGVHNVRSPIVVHTNDLNIKD, via the exons CATTATCTTCGACGGATCACGTGAACATGCTTCAAGAAGTTGTGGACATCAG GTTCCGAGATCGATCATTGGTCAGAAGTTATACGAGGAGTTTCAATGGATTTGCTGCCTATCTCACACAAGAAGAGCGGGAAAAGTTAGCAA GGAAGGAAGAAGTGGTATCAGTTTTTCCTAGTAGGACTCTTCGAACACAAACAACAAGATCATGGGATTTCATGGGATTCCCTGGAAATGTCCATCGAAATCCCACCGTGGAGAGCGACACGATCATCGGAGTCATTGACACGGGAATATGGCCAGAATCAGAGAGTTTTAGCGACAAGGGCTTCAGCCATCCTCCAAGGAAATGGAATGGAGCGTGTCAAGGAGGAGTAAACTTCACTTGCAACAA CAAAATAATCGGAGCCCGCTTCTACGGCGATTCTTTAATTCTTATGCCAAGCCAGAAGACAACCAGGGATGAAGAAGGCCACGGATCTCATACAGCATCTACAGCAGCTGGAAACTATGTAAAAGGTACCAGTTTTTATGGCTACGCTGATGGGACCGCAAGAGGAGGGGTACCATCCGCAAGAATCGCGGCATATAAAGTATGCTACCCCAATATGGGATGTGAGGCTGCAGATATATTAGCTGCTTTCGACGATGCCATAGCTGATGGAGTTGATATCATAAGTGTCTCTCTTGGAGGCAATCGGCCAACTGAATTGGCAGATGATGCGGTTGCGATCGGGGCATTTCACGCTTTCCTAAAGGGAATTTTAGTTGTACAAGCAGCAGGGAATCAGGGGACTCGATCAAAGGTTTCGAGCATCTCTCCGTGGCTTTTCACGGTTGCAGCTAGCACTACTGATAGGGGTATCATCAGCAAAGTTGTTCTTGGGAATGGAACTATACTGACG GGAAAAGCGGTGAATACTTTCGACATGAAGGGGCGACAATATCCCTTAGCAGATGGTGAAGAAATCGCGAGCTTTGAATGCGGAGAAAAGGATGCTCA GACCTGTCGTATTTTCTGTTTAGATCCAAGTAAAGTACAAGGCAAGGTAGTGCTTTGCAGCGAACGCCGAGGCGTGGATGAAGCCACCAGGGCTGGAGCAGCTGGTTCGGTCGTTCAGTCTGCAGAGTTTCCAGATTTTGCCCCGGTCGTTCCATTGGCGACTTCTGGTTTAAGTAAACCTCTCTTCAGTGACTTGCTAAGATACTTCAGTGCCACAAA AAATCATACCGTGGACATACTCAAGAGTGAAGAAGTGAAAAATCTTGATGCCCCTTCCGTTGCTTCATTTTCTACTAAAGGCCCAAATGTCTTGTATCCAAATATCTTGAAG CCAGATGTAACAGCCCCTGGAATCGAGATCATAGCAGCATATTCACCTGTGAGTCCACCTACAGGTTATGATAAGCGATCCGTGAAATATAACATATTATCTGGGACATCGATGGCTTGCCCTCATGTCACCGGTGCAGCTGCCTATGTTAAATCACTCCACCCGGATTGGTCGCCTTCTGCAATCAAATCAGCCCTCATGACAACCG CAAGGAGAATGAATCCCAAAAGGAATCAGTTGGCCGAATTTTCTTACGGAGCAGGCCATATTGATCCTGTCAAAGCTGCTGATCCCGGTCTCATCTACGAGATTTCAACGGATGATTATGTCAAATTCCTTTGCGGCTACGGCTATGATGAATCATTTCTTGGTAAATTATTTGGAGTAACTGTCCATTGTCCAGGCAAGAACGCGACATCCACCGACCTGAACTACCCTGCAATGGCAATCCAAGTTGCATCCAGTGGAACTAAAAATAGTACTACGCCATTCACAGCAAAATTCGACAGAACGGTAACAAACAAAGGATCCGCAAATTCAACATACAAGGCAATAATCAGCAAAAGTTCACAGTATAACATCACTGTGAATCCTAGCATCCTTAAATTTTCCGCGCTGAACCAAAAACAATCGTTTGCAGTGATTATTAGTGGGAAAGTAAAGGATAAGACAATGTTGTCTGCATCATTGGAGTGGTCTGATGGAGTTCATAACGTCAGGAGCCCAATTGTTGTGCATACAAACGACCTGAACATCAAGGATTGA